From the Prochlorococcus marinus str. AS9601 genome, the window TTGGGATATTTGAGGGAACAAAAATTGTTGGCAAGTTAGCTGACAAGGAAGATTTCAATCCTGGATTGGAGTCTTCAAAAACAATTGAGTTGTTTTTGTTTATACCACTCAATTGGATTGCCTTTAAATATGGCAATGGATTTGGTTTCTTTAATTCAACGTCTTCACTTGAAATAATGAACTCAAAAGGGTTGAAGCCATTAAAAAGATAAGCAACAAGTAGATTGACTTGAATTCTTGAACTTGAAGTAACAATAAATTGTCTTACTTTTTTTTTATGTAATTCATTTATTAATCTAAAAACTCCAGTTTTTAAACTAACGCAATTTTTTTTTATAAGTTCTAAATAATGATACTGCTTTGTTTCATGAATTTTGAGAATTAAATCTTTTGAGAAATTATCATTATTAGATTTAGCGTAATAAGCAATCCTATTTCTACCCCCATTTATCTTCAGAAGTTTTATATATGTATTTGTATCCCAATTCCAATTAATACCAAGGTCATTAAAAGAATTATTAAAGGCCGGCAAATGGGCCTCTAATTCAGTATTTGCGATGGTACCATCTAAATCCCAATAAACACCCTCCAGATATGTCACCAAAAAGAATATCTTTTATTTACGGTAAAATACAAGAGCAATTATTGCTGGTCCTGCTAACGCAACTACAGCCAAAGGAATAAGTGTTGCCATAATTAATGAATATGTTTTGTGATACTATTTTTACAAATAAATGTCGAAACTGTACTAATACGTTACAAGATTGAATTAAATCATGAAATCATGGACATGTATAGAAAATTGTGGAGCTTGTTGTAAATTCGACTTGAACGAAAGAAGCGATTTGGCTAACAAACTCAACAAAGAAGATAAGGCCTTGATAAATTCTATGACGGCCAAAGACGGTTGGTGTAAAAACCTGGACAGAGAAAATAGAAAATGCTTAATTTATGAAACCAGACCACATTTTTGCCGGGTAAGTGAATTTTCTACTTCATTTAAAGGATATTTGAAATCTGGTGATAAATTTTTAATAGATTGCTGCAAACAACATATTTCATCAAATTATGGATACCAAAGTAAAGAGATGAAAACTTTTAGAATTGCTGTTTCAGGAAAATGAATAGTAAATTAGAAAAAAAAGAAAACAATTTAGAAAAAAGTTTTTTTTCAATATTTATAACGACTTTTACAACAATTTTTATTGCTGAACTTGGGGATAAAACTCAGATAGCCACATTAATGCTTTCTGCTGAATCGGGCAAGCCAATAGTTGTTTTTTTTGGGAGTTCTCTAGCATTAATAAGCTCCAGCATAGTAGGAGTTCTTATTGGTAAATGGGTATCAAAAAAAATATCTCCTAGCAAATTTGCTTTATCTACTGGTACTTTAATGATATTGATAAGTATATTTTTAGCTTATGAAACATTCAAAAATTATTTATAAATGGTTTTAAGTTTATTACTATCAACATTTTTTACCGTTTTCATAGCTGAATTAGGTGACAAAACTCAACTAGCTACTCTAACTATAAGTGGCACTTCAAATAAACCATTGGCAGTTTTTCTAGGATCGTCTTCAGCACTTGTTTTTGCAAGTTTACTAGGAGCTTTAACAGGTGGTTCTATTTCAAGTTTTTTACCCGAAGTAGTTCTTAAGTCAATAGCGTCCATTACATTTTTCATCATTGGTATAAGGCTTTTTATCAACTCTTTCACCATCGAAAAAGAAGAAAAAGAAGAGAAAGAAAATAATTAGTTTTAAGCTTGGATAATAAGGTGTAATAATAAAGTATAACCCTCTAAATTAATTTATAATTACACTAAGATCATGTTCACATCATCTTCAATAATTGATAATCTTAATCAGTCAGAAGGGTTAGAATATAAAAAATTATGCAGATTATTAAAAATAACAAAGAAATCTGATAAGGATAAATTAGATATTGCTTTAACAGCTCTAGAAAAACTTGAGATAATTAATAAAAATGAAAATGATGAATATACTTGCATAAAGGATAATGATCATCTTGTCGCCAAAATAAGATGTAGTAGCAAAGGCTATTGCTTTGCTGTAAGAGGAAAAGACAAGGAAGACATCTACATTAAAGAAAATCTACTTAACTATGCATGGAATGGAGATAAAGTTTTAGTAAGGATAATAAAAGAGGGATATAGAAGAAGATCACCTGAAGGAATAGTTGATTGTATTCTTGAAAGATCAAATCAAATACTTCTTTCTAAAGTAGAAATAATAAACAATGATGTATATGCAATCCCAATAGACGATAGGATCCTTTCTAAAATTAAACTTCCAAAAGAAAATAAAAAATACATTTTCAATCCAGACAATAAGAATATAGTAAAAGTTGAGATTGATAGATTCCCAATAGGTCAAGAAGAAGGTCTAGGTCATGTGATACAAGAACTAAAACTAAATAATAATGAAGACTATGATACGGACTTTGTTTTATCTAAAAGCAATATCGTCAAATCATACGATTTAAATCATATTGAATCAAAAAAAATAGAACAAAGGGAGAGAATAGACCTTTCAGATAAAAACTCTTATTTATTCAAAAGTTGGAATTCTAATAATTCTCCAATGCCTCCAATGATTCAAATAGAGCAGGGGAAAAATAAAAATACTAAATTATGGATACATACAAATAATCTTGCAGAAAGAGTAGATCTAAATAGTAAAAAATCTCTAGAAATATTATTCAAAGGCTTTGAATCATTACCCTTATTAAATGATTGGCAAAACTACCTTGGTGAAGCCATAAGAAATGATTCTGAATTTAAAATTGGTGAAAAAAATGAAGCAATAAGCCTCTGTATCAATTTAAATAGTGATAATGAAATAATTGATTGGACATTTCATCTTACTTTAGTAAGATGCACTCTTATTGTTGGAAGTGCTCATACTGACGCGCTTCTATCTAGAAAAAGCAAATCAAGAATAACATCTCGGGTATTAAAACCTATAAAGGAATATGTCGACGATTTAGATAAAATACTAGAAATTTCATGTTCATTTAGAGAAAAACATCTTTTGGAGGGTAAGGTGGAAATTCCTGCGCCACTGAATAAGATTGAAGCACTAGAAGAATTTTTTATTCACAATCCTGCTGAATATTCAAAAGGATATTTTGAATCATTAAATAAAGAAGATTGCCAAACTTACCTTTCACCAATACTTTATGAAGCTAATTTAATATGGTTCAAACATTCAAATCAATATGGATTAAAAAGTGCAGGATACATCTCAAATGGAATAGATTACGTTAATGCTAATGAAATTATCAAATATTCAGAATTTATTGATAATGATTTAGAGCTTAATGAAGATGGCAATTTGACATTTAGCCAAGTAATTAAATTATGTGACGACGAAAATAAAAAAAGAATCTTACATAAACTTCTAATTAATGAATTTAAGGACAATGAAATAAGGTTGATATCTAAAGATGCTGATAATGATGAATCAGAAAAATTATTTATTTCTCCATGGACAATTCCTGGATATGACTTTTCAAATCTTATAAATCAGTACTGTATTTTTAATATGATAATAAATGGTAAGAAATCAAAGAAAAATAATATAAATGAAATTAATATATCTGATAGTAATTCAATAGAATTAGTAAAATGGGATATATTTAATTCATCAATTTCAAAAAATCTAGAAATATTATTTAACAAGTTTGTGATAGATAAACTTAATGAATTTAAGTACAAAGTTAACCAATATAAATCTAATATGATAAATATAAAAAAAGTAAGAAAAGCAGAAAAATTACTAGGTAATATTTATAGTGGGTTTATTTTATCAGTGCAAACATATGGTTTCTTTGTTGAGATATCAGAACTAAATGTAGAGGGTTTAGTACACGTAAGCACACTTAATAATGATTGGTATGAATACAGGTCAAGACAAAATCTATTGATTGGAAGAAAATCCAAAAAATCATATAAAGTTGGTGATGCAATAGAAGTAAAAATTATAAAAGTCGATATTCTTAAATATCAAATTGATTTAGAATTAACATAAATAAATATTCACAAAATATATTATGGAAATATTAACCAAAAAAATTTTAAGATAACTTTTTATAATAATGTTTAAGAAAAAATATTTACTTTTAACACTTATTTTAATAATTATTTTTCAAATTTTATTATATACAAATAATAATCAGAAGACTTCATTTAGATACTTTAAATGGACCCTCCAAGAAGTAAGTATAGGTAAGTTAATCAGTATTTCGTTTTTTTCTGGTTTATTTGTAAGCACTTTATTGAATACAACAATTACTAGTACAAGTTTCAGAAAAAAAACTTTCGAAAATATGGAAGATGATTTTGTATCTAACAATAATGAAGAAGAAATGGAACAAAACGTTGAGATGCCCCCACAAAGAGATATTAGAGAAACTCAACCAACAATTTCTGTTAATTACAGAGTAGTCAAAAATATGAATGATAATAATTTAAAAAAAGATCAAAGTAATTCAAATCAAGATAGTAAAGATGACTGGGATAATGCTGATAATGATTGGTAGAAAAATAAATTAATTAAAAAATGTTTTTTTAATTTATAATAAAATAAATAGTTTTTTTTATGGAAGAAAATTTAGACAAAAATAATGAAGTAAATAAAGAAATACCTGACAAAACTACTAAATCAAACTCTGAGGAAATAAAAGAGCCTAAATCAGAAAAAGCTATCATTTTGGATAAAAATGGTGATTCTGCTACTAAAATTGCTATTAAAAATGAAATTAATACTCCAGAAAAACCTATAACAAAACCCAAAAAAGAACTCCCAGTAGAGAAAAAGCCTTTCCAAGAATTTATTAACCTACACCTAATTCCTTCACTTACTGAGGAAATTAATCAAAGAGGATTAGAAATAAACAATATTAACCTCACTAACACAAATAGACCTATTGCTGGTGATAAATGTTGGGTAATAAATTGTGAAATTAAAGATACATGTAACTTTTGGTTATCCTTTGAGAAGGATGACATTAGTTCATTAAAAAGTATTTCTTTATCAAAACCTAATCAAAAACCAAGTATTATTGAATCTTTTCTTATTGACGAAAAAAGGATTACCCTAAAATTAATTATTTCAAGAGTACTTCAAAGATTGAATGGGCAAAAGTTAATAGGAGTTAATTAGAAAAACAATAACACCAAGTTAACTTTTCCCTCGAAAATACAAATCATAGTAAATAATAGTATTAATAAACCTGATAAAAATGGCTCAATCAACTGTTGAATCAAAAAATAGAAAAGATATTAACAATGGAAAGATACCAGCAAAAGAAACAATTTTGTCCCCAAGATTCTATACCACAGACTTTGAGGCTATGGAAAATATGGATTTATCAATAAACGAGGAGGAATTGGAAGCTATATGTGAGGAATTTAGGAAAGATTACAATAGACATCATTTTGTAAGAAATAGTGAATTTGAAGGCGCTGCAGAAAAATTAGATCCTGAGACAAGAGAGCTCTTTGTTGATTTTCTCGAGGGAAGTTGTACTTCAGAGTTTTCAGGGTTTTTACTTTATAAGGAACTTAGTAAGAGAATTAAAGTCAAAAACCCTCTACTTGCTGAATGTTTTGCTCATATGGCCAGAGATGAAGCAAGACATGCAGGTTTTTTAAATAAATCAATGAGTGACTTTGGACTACAGTTAGATTTAGGTTTTTTAACAGCCAATAAAGATTACACTTATTTCCCACCAAGAAGTATTTTTTACGCTACTTATTTATCCGAAAAAATAGGTTATTGGAGATACATAGCAATTTATAGGCATCTCGAAAAGAACCCTGATAGCAAAATTTTTCCACTATTTAATTACTTTGAAAATTGGTGTCAAGATGAAAATAGACATGGGGATTTCTTTGATGCATTAATGAAAGCACAGCCACGTACTGTTAAATCTTTAAGCAAAAAAATTACCATTGGCGGCTCTACTTTTACACACCCATTATTTGACTACTTCCATAGGTTTAGATATTTTCTGAATAATCTTCCATTAACATCCAAGTTATGGTCTAGATTCTTTCTATTAGCTGTATTTGCAACTATGTATGCAAGGGATTTGGGAATTAAAAAAGATTTCTACAGTTCATTAGGTTTAGATGCCAGAGATTACGACCAGTTTGTTATCAATAAAACAAATGAAACTGCAGCTAGAGTTTTCCCTGTTGTAATGGACGTTTACGATAATTCTTTTTATGGAAGATTAGATAAAATAGTAGAGAATAATAAGGTTCTTTCCGATATTGCAAACAGTGATGGAAATAAAGTATCTAAAACTTTTAAAAAATTACCCAAATATTTATCAAACGGTTACCAGTTATTAAGACTATACTTATTAAAACCTCTTGATAGCAAAGATTTCCAACCTTCGATTAGATAATCTTTTATACAGAGAAGATTAATAGACTCTTATGCTTTCGTCACAAATCAAATCAAATGAAATCGTTTTTGGTAGTTGCAATAAAGATTTATTAGAAGAAATTATTTTCTACGGGATGGAGCTTGGGGCCGATTTTGTAGAAATATTTGTAGAGAATACTGATAATTCTAGTGTGCTAGCTGAAGAGGATTTCATTACAAGTGTAAGTCCATCATTTGGAAAGGGTGCCGGTATTAGAATCTTCAAAGACAAAAAGGACGGATTTGTATGTACAAATGACTTAACAAAGCATGGCTTGATGAGATCGGTATCTCAGGCTATTGAGATGTTAGACATAACAGACAACAAAAAAAGAGGAGTATTTAACGGTTTAGATAAATTCAGGGACTATAGTTTATCCAAAAAAAAATGGATAAATGAAGTTCCATCGATTCATGAGATAAGTGAAAAACTATTAGTCAGTACAAAGTCTCTTAAAAAAAATAATAAAATAATAACTAGAAAAGGAAGTTACTCAAGAAATCTGCAAGAAGTTATCATAGCCTCTAGCGATGGGACCTATGTTTCAGATATTAGGTTGCATCAAACAGTTGGGCTCAACGTGATTGCTAGTGATGCCCAATATAGATCTAGTGGAAGTAGAAGATTTGGATCTTCAGGAATGCCTCTTGAATTCAGATTATGGGATCACGAAAAAGCAGCTAATGATGTATTCGAAAGCTCAATGAACATGTTGTATGCAGACTATGTTGATGCGGGACAAATGCCTGTTGTATTAGCTAATAAATTTGGTGGTGTTATATTCCACGAAGCCTGCGGTCATTTACTTGAAACTACTCAAATAGAGAGAGGAACAACACCATTTGAGAATAAATTGAATGAAAAAATTGCACATGAATCTGTAACAGCAATAGATGAAGGGATTTCAGAAGGATCCTTTGGTTCATTATCAGTAGATGATGAAGGTATGGAACCCGAAAAATCAGTTCTTATAAAAGATGGGATTTTAAAAAAATTCATATCGGACAGGGCAGGTGAATTAAGAACTGGCCATAAAAGAACAGGAAGTGGAAGAAGACAAAACTATTCTTTTGCTGCTGCTTCACGAATGAGAAATACTTATATAGCTAAAGGTGAGCACTCTAAAGAGGATTTAATCAATAGTATTAGTGATGGTCTTTACTGCAAATCAATGGGTGGTGGTAGTGTAGGTGCTACCGGACAATTTAATTTTGCAGTTGAAGAAGGATATCTTATTAAAAATGGAAAATTAACTAATCCAGTAAAGGGAGCAACTTTGATTGGTGAGGCCAAAGAAGTTATGCCAAAAATATCAATGTGTGGAAATGACCTCGAATTAGCTCCCGGATTCTGTGGATCCATTAGTGGAAGTGTCAATGTAACTGTTGGCCAACCTCATATTAAGGTTGATTCAATCACTGTTGGCGGAAGATAGGATATGAATTCAAAAGAAATAACAACTCAAATCTCTGAAGCTGCAGATTCTCTAAATCTTAGAAAATGGGATTATGGAGCAAGCTTTTCTAATGATTATTCTGTGCAAGTAGATAATGGTGAGGCTAAACAACTTAAGGCATCACAAAAGCAAATTTTAACTATAAGAGTTTGGAACGAATCTAATTTAGTTGGTATTACAACAACTAGTGATATCAGTGAATCTGGTATTAAAAAAGCTCTAAATCAAGCAAATATTGCATCTGATTTTGGCAACAAGAATGAAAGAACAGAATTTTCACCACTAGCAAAGGATCCAATTGAAGTTAAGGACTCAAAAAAAAGAAACCCTGTTGGAATAAAAAAATTACTTACTCTTTTAAGAGAAGCGGAAGTAAAACTATTAGAAAGCCATGAATCCATAAAATCTGTTCCGTATAATGGTCTATCTGAGAGTTTTTATGAGAGAGTTTATGCAAATAGTGATGGTGCCTTTCGGAGTTATACTAAAAGTCAAGCTGCGCTTTATTTATACGCAAGAGCAGAAGAGAAAAATAAAAAACCTCGTAGCTCAGGTTCTGTAAAACTTGGATATGGAGTTGACGATATAGATATAGAATCGTGTATTAAAGACGCTTCTAATAAAACAATTTCTCATTTAAATTATAAATCTATTAAAACTGATAAATACTTAATATGTTTTTCCCCAGAGTCTTTTTTAACTATCATTAATGCCTTTAGTTCAATGTTTAATGCTAGAAGCATTTTAGATGGAGTTAGCTTATCTAATAAAAATTCTATTGGAGAGAAACTATCTACAGAAGCACTTAACATTTATGATGATGGTCTTCACGAAAAGAATATTTCTTCATCACCATTTGATGGAGAGGGAACTCCTACCAAAAGACTATGTTTAATTAACAAAGGGCGACTTGAAAATTTTATACATTCTGAATCAACTGCAAGAATATTCAAAACAATCCCCACAGGCCACGCTGGACTAGGATCAAAAGTCTCAGTATCTCCTGATTGGATAGTAGTTGAGAAATCAGAGGAAAACTCAGATCTAAAAACATCCTTAGATCACTCTACTTATGAGGGAGAATTTGTTTATATTGAAGAATTAAATGCAATCCATGCAGGTGTCAGAGCAAGTCAAGGTTCATTCTCTCTTCCATTTGATGGTTGGCTCTATAAAAACGGTAAAAAAATCTCAATAGAATCTGCAACTGTAGCTGGGGATATCAAATATCTTTTGAAGAATATATTAAATATTGAATCAAACCAGAAAGTAACAACAAGTGGAATTTCTCCACATATATGGGTAGATGAATTATCAATAACTGGTGACGCGT encodes:
- a CDS encoding RNB domain-containing ribonuclease, which codes for MFTSSSIIDNLNQSEGLEYKKLCRLLKITKKSDKDKLDIALTALEKLEIINKNENDEYTCIKDNDHLVAKIRCSSKGYCFAVRGKDKEDIYIKENLLNYAWNGDKVLVRIIKEGYRRRSPEGIVDCILERSNQILLSKVEIINNDVYAIPIDDRILSKIKLPKENKKYIFNPDNKNIVKVEIDRFPIGQEEGLGHVIQELKLNNNEDYDTDFVLSKSNIVKSYDLNHIESKKIEQRERIDLSDKNSYLFKSWNSNNSPMPPMIQIEQGKNKNTKLWIHTNNLAERVDLNSKKSLEILFKGFESLPLLNDWQNYLGEAIRNDSEFKIGEKNEAISLCINLNSDNEIIDWTFHLTLVRCTLIVGSAHTDALLSRKSKSRITSRVLKPIKEYVDDLDKILEISCSFREKHLLEGKVEIPAPLNKIEALEEFFIHNPAEYSKGYFESLNKEDCQTYLSPILYEANLIWFKHSNQYGLKSAGYISNGIDYVNANEIIKYSEFIDNDLELNEDGNLTFSQVIKLCDDENKKRILHKLLINEFKDNEIRLISKDADNDESEKLFISPWTIPGYDFSNLINQYCIFNMIINGKKSKKNNINEINISDSNSIELVKWDIFNSSISKNLEILFNKFVIDKLNEFKYKVNQYKSNMINIKKVRKAEKLLGNIYSGFILSVQTYGFFVEISELNVEGLVHVSTLNNDWYEYRSRQNLLIGRKSKKSYKVGDAIEVKIIKVDILKYQIDLELT
- the psb30 gene encoding photosystem II reaction center protein Ycf12/Psb30, which gives rise to MATLIPLAVVALAGPAIIALVFYRK
- a CDS encoding DUF2996 domain-containing protein, encoding MEENLDKNNEVNKEIPDKTTKSNSEEIKEPKSEKAIILDKNGDSATKIAIKNEINTPEKPITKPKKELPVEKKPFQEFINLHLIPSLTEEINQRGLEINNINLTNTNRPIAGDKCWVINCEIKDTCNFWLSFEKDDISSLKSISLSKPNQKPSIIESFLIDEKRITLKLIISRVLQRLNGQKLIGVN
- a CDS encoding TldD/PmbA family protein, whose product is MNSKEITTQISEAADSLNLRKWDYGASFSNDYSVQVDNGEAKQLKASQKQILTIRVWNESNLVGITTTSDISESGIKKALNQANIASDFGNKNERTEFSPLAKDPIEVKDSKKRNPVGIKKLLTLLREAEVKLLESHESIKSVPYNGLSESFYERVYANSDGAFRSYTKSQAALYLYARAEEKNKKPRSSGSVKLGYGVDDIDIESCIKDASNKTISHLNYKSIKTDKYLICFSPESFLTIINAFSSMFNARSILDGVSLSNKNSIGEKLSTEALNIYDDGLHEKNISSSPFDGEGTPTKRLCLINKGRLENFIHSESTARIFKTIPTGHAGLGSKVSVSPDWIVVEKSEENSDLKTSLDHSTYEGEFVYIEELNAIHAGVRASQGSFSLPFDGWLYKNGKKISIESATVAGDIKYLLKNILNIESNQKVTTSGISPHIWVDELSITGDA
- a CDS encoding TMEM165/GDT1 family protein; the encoded protein is MVLSLLLSTFFTVFIAELGDKTQLATLTISGTSNKPLAVFLGSSSALVFASLLGALTGGSISSFLPEVVLKSIASITFFIIGIRLFINSFTIEKEEKEEKENN
- the acsF gene encoding magnesium-protoporphyrin IX monomethyl ester (oxidative) cyclase; the protein is MAQSTVESKNRKDINNGKIPAKETILSPRFYTTDFEAMENMDLSINEEELEAICEEFRKDYNRHHFVRNSEFEGAAEKLDPETRELFVDFLEGSCTSEFSGFLLYKELSKRIKVKNPLLAECFAHMARDEARHAGFLNKSMSDFGLQLDLGFLTANKDYTYFPPRSIFYATYLSEKIGYWRYIAIYRHLEKNPDSKIFPLFNYFENWCQDENRHGDFFDALMKAQPRTVKSLSKKITIGGSTFTHPLFDYFHRFRYFLNNLPLTSKLWSRFFLLAVFATMYARDLGIKKDFYSSLGLDARDYDQFVINKTNETAARVFPVVMDVYDNSFYGRLDKIVENNKVLSDIANSDGNKVSKTFKKLPKYLSNGYQLLRLYLLKPLDSKDFQPSIR
- a CDS encoding TldD/PmbA family protein, which translates into the protein MLSSQIKSNEIVFGSCNKDLLEEIIFYGMELGADFVEIFVENTDNSSVLAEEDFITSVSPSFGKGAGIRIFKDKKDGFVCTNDLTKHGLMRSVSQAIEMLDITDNKKRGVFNGLDKFRDYSLSKKKWINEVPSIHEISEKLLVSTKSLKKNNKIITRKGSYSRNLQEVIIASSDGTYVSDIRLHQTVGLNVIASDAQYRSSGSRRFGSSGMPLEFRLWDHEKAANDVFESSMNMLYADYVDAGQMPVVLANKFGGVIFHEACGHLLETTQIERGTTPFENKLNEKIAHESVTAIDEGISEGSFGSLSVDDEGMEPEKSVLIKDGILKKFISDRAGELRTGHKRTGSGRRQNYSFAAASRMRNTYIAKGEHSKEDLINSISDGLYCKSMGGGSVGATGQFNFAVEEGYLIKNGKLTNPVKGATLIGEAKEVMPKISMCGNDLELAPGFCGSISGSVNVTVGQPHIKVDSITVGGR
- a CDS encoding YkgJ family cysteine cluster protein, which translates into the protein MKSWTCIENCGACCKFDLNERSDLANKLNKEDKALINSMTAKDGWCKNLDRENRKCLIYETRPHFCRVSEFSTSFKGYLKSGDKFLIDCCKQHISSNYGYQSKEMKTFRIAVSGK
- a CDS encoding TMEM165/GDT1 family protein, translated to MNSKLEKKENNLEKSFFSIFITTFTTIFIAELGDKTQIATLMLSAESGKPIVVFFGSSLALISSSIVGVLIGKWVSKKISPSKFALSTGTLMILISIFLAYETFKNYL
- a CDS encoding HAD-IA family hydrolase, which codes for MTYLEGVYWDLDGTIANTELEAHLPAFNNSFNDLGINWNWDTNTYIKLLKINGGRNRIAYYAKSNNDNFSKDLILKIHETKQYHYLELIKKNCVSLKTGVFRLINELHKKKVRQFIVTSSSRIQVNLLVAYLFNGFNPFEFIISSEDVELKKPNPLPYLKAIQLSGINKNNSIVFEDSNPGLKSSLSANLPTIFVPSNIPIVLEENIKLDCILDSLGDQNNVANVIKGPKLKKSYVDYNFLCDYLVSFSNAKN